The Rhizobium sp. WSM4643 genome includes the window TCTGGAGAGTGGACAACTAGGCGGTTGCGGCCGGTTTTTTGGCAAGGTAGAGGGCCGCATCCGCTTGGCGCTGCATGTGCTCGGCTGACAGGAGGTCACCGTTTTGCATCGATATCGCTAGTCCGATGCTGACAGTGACACAGGGACCAACGCGTGAGAATTATGCCGCATGGGCGGCGCGATTGGCGACTGTGGTTGGGCGTCGGTGCGGTGTTTGCATCGCTTTTCGTGCGGGGGCTTAGAAGCCGAGCCTGCGCAGATCCTCCGCGACGAACATCTGGCCGCTGCGATTCTTGACGCTCGGCAGTTCGGAGACCTTTACGCGCCAGGACTTCAGCGCGGAATGATCTTCAGGGATGGCAATGCCGGCGGCGTCCGCGAACATCAGGCCGGCAAACACCGTGATGTCGGCCATCGAGAATGCATCGCCGGCGACGAACGAACGGTCCTGCAGCACCATATCGAAATACCTCATGCCGGCGAGCGCTTTATTGCGCTGGCGGTTGCCCCAGTCCTGACGGCCAGCCCATTCCGGGCTCTTGAACACCTTCAGTTCGGCGCCGAGGCCCGGCGTCGCATGATGGAAGTAGTTGCCGACGGCATCGAGCAGCTCGGTCTCGGCCCGCTTCTGCATCATGTGGATGACGGCCTTTTCCTTCGGCGTCTTGCCGGTGAGCCGTGGATCGCCGTCGAGATTGTCGAGGTATTCGGTGATGGCGGTGGCCTCCGCGATGTAGGTGCCGTCCTCGAGCTGGAGGACCGGCAGCACGCCCGAGGGGTTCTTTTCGAGGAAAGCCGGTTGCTTGTGTTCGGCGCCGATGAGGTCGACGGAGACGAACTCGACCTGCGGTTCGAGCCCCTTCTCGGCGAGCACGATGCGGATGCGGGCAGGATTTGGGAAACCGGGGCGATCGAAGATTTTCATGAGAGACTCCTTTGTTGTCTGTCTATCGATAGATAGATTGCACCTCCAGATAGCTCTTCCCTTTTTCGACGTCAACAACTATCTATCGAGTGATAGGTACGGAGCGACGATGGCAAAAACAAAGACGGATATGCGCGAGGCGGTCA containing:
- a CDS encoding glutathione S-transferase family protein, whose amino-acid sequence is MKIFDRPGFPNPARIRIVLAEKGLEPQVEFVSVDLIGAEHKQPAFLEKNPSGVLPVLQLEDGTYIAEATAITEYLDNLDGDPRLTGKTPKEKAVIHMMQKRAETELLDAVGNYFHHATPGLGAELKVFKSPEWAGRQDWGNRQRNKALAGMRYFDMVLQDRSFVAGDAFSMADITVFAGLMFADAAGIAIPEDHSALKSWRVKVSELPSVKNRSGQMFVAEDLRRLGF